Proteins from one Primulina huaijiensis isolate GDHJ02 chromosome 18, ASM1229523v2, whole genome shotgun sequence genomic window:
- the LOC140963954 gene encoding uncharacterized protein — MVSVGENVYPGPRKDGYLTGDKKALSEDDPMYATWDAENSMVMTWLVNSMEEEIGANYMCFPTAYELWENINQMYSDLGNQSQIFELTLKLGELRQGEETVTKYFNSLKRIWQDLDLFDAYVWMNAED; from the coding sequence ATGGTCTCAGTCGGTGAGAATGTATATCCGGGGCCGAGGAAAGATGGGTATTTAACGGGTGACAAGAAAGCTCTGTCAGAAGATGACCCAATGTATGCTACATGGGATGCCGAAAATTCCATGGTAATGACGTGGCTGGTAAACTCCATGGAAGAGGAGATTGGCGCAAATTATATGTGTTTTCCTACAGCATATGAGCTATGGGAAAATATTAATCAGATGTATTCTGATTTAGGGAATCAGTCCCAAATTTTTGAGTTGACTCTCAAACTTGGTGAATTACGGCAAGGAGAAGAAACAGTCACCAAGTACTTCAACTCGTTGAAGAGAATCTGGCAGGACCTTGATCTTTTTGATGCTTATGTGTGGATGAATGCTGAAGATTGA